The genome window GAGCAGGGTGGTCATCGCACAGATCATGAACATGTTGGCGTATTCGCCGAGGAAGAACAGCGCATAGGCCATGGCGCTGTATTCCACCATGTGTCCGGCGACGATCTCGCTTTCACCTTCGACGATATCGAACGGAGAGCGGTTGGTTTCCGCCAGCCCGGAGATGAAGAAAATCACGGCCATCGGCAGCATCGGCAGCACGAACCAGACATGCTTCTGTGCCAGCACAACATCATTCAGATTAAGCGATCCGACACAAAGCAGGATCGCAACCATGACGAAGCCAATCGAAACTTCATAGCTGACCATCTGCGCCGCAGCCCGCAGCGCGCCCAGAAAAGCATATTTGGAATTCGAGGCCCAGCCCGCGATGATCACGCCGTAAACACCGAGCGAACTGATGGCAAACAGATACAGCACGCCGACATTGATGTTGGCCACGGCCCAGCCATCATTCACCGGCACAACGGCCCAGGCGATCATCGCCAGAATGAAAGTCAGCAACGGCGCGAGAATGAACAGCACCTTGTTGGCGCCATCCGGAATGATGGTCTCTTTGAGAAGCATCTTTCCGGCATCCGCGAAGGCCTGCAACATACCCCATGGACCAACCACGTTGGGGCCTTTGCGCAGGCCGATCGCGGCCAGAACCTTACGCTCGAACACGGTGGCATAGGCCACCATCAGCATCAGCGGAACCAGAATAGCCAATGCCTGCAAGACCGTGATGATCAACAGGCCGAGATTGGTATTGAACAGAAAATCGTGCATTCCGCTCACTCCGCCGCGCTCGGCAGGGATGCCGGAGCGGTCTCATAGACGCGCACGCATTCTGCCATGGTCGGGCTGGCACGGCTGACAGGATCCGTCTGCCAGTAGCTGCTGATGGCATAGGTGACGGGGGCCGGGCTGATTGTTCCATGAGCGGAAGGTCCGGCCGGATCGGTACAACCACGAACCGGCAGATCATCAATCACGGCAAAGGCCGGATTGACCTCGATCAATCGCGCCCGCACGGCCTCGATCGTATCGTAGGGCAGCGGACGGCCGATCACGGCGCTGAAAGCCCTCAGGATGCGCCAGTCATCCTTGGCATCCTTCAACGGATGCACGGCACGGTTTGCCTGTTGCACACGGCCCTCTGTGTTCACATAGGTGCCGTCTTTTTCAGTGTAGGCCGCGCCAGGCAGGATCACATCAGCCCGTGCCGCGCCTTTATCACCATGTGATCCCTGATAGATCACAAATGTATTCGCCCCGATCCGGGCTGTGTCGAACTCGTCGGCACCCAGCAGCCAGAGCAGATCGACCCCGCCATCCAGCAGACGCGGCAATCCGTTTTCTCCCCCCGGAGGCACTGCGCCAAGCATCAACCCAGCAACGCGTGACGCGGCCGTATGCAGTACATTGAAGCCGTGCCAGTCAGCATTCAGCGCCCCAACCTGTGCGGCCAGAGCCCAGCTTGCCGCCATAACAGAAGCACCATCAGGACGGGCCAGAGCCCCCTGCCCGACAATAATCATAGGCTTTTGAGCTGTACGCAGCGTTTCGACAAAGGCGAAATCCGCAGATGCCAGCGCCGACAGATCGGTCCCGAGCCAGTTCACCTGATACGTCAGATCATGCGGCACCCCGAACGAAGCAACGGGAATCTGGGCCGACAGCCAGCGCTTGCGGATGCGTGCATTCAGAACCGGAGCCTCATGGCGCGGATCAGTGCCGATCAGGAGGATGGCATCGGCCTCCTCAATCCCGGCAATGGTCGCATTGAACAGGAAAAAATCACGCCGCGACGTATCCAGCGCAGCCCCGTCCTGCCGGCATTCGATCAGGGATGAGCCTGCGCCGGCCATCAGATCCTTCAACGCCACGATGCTTTCCGCATCAGCCATGTCACCGATCAGCGCGCCGATCCGTGCTCCATCCAGCCCCTGCATGCGGCTGGCGATAGCCTGAAAAGCCTCCTGCCAGCTGGCCTGCCGCAGAGTGCCGTTCTCCCGCACCCATGGCGTATCCAGACGACGGCGACGCAGGCCATCGACCGCAAAGCGGGATTTGTCGGCCAGCCATTCCTCATTCACGTCTTCATTGATGCGCGGCAGCACCCGCATCACTTCCGGACCACGGGCACACAAGACAATATTCGACCCGACCGCATCCATGACATCTATGCTGTCAGTCCGGTTCAGTTCCCACGGACGCGCGGTAAAGGCATAGGGTTTCGAGGTCAGTGCACCGACCGGGCAGATATCGATCAGATTACCGGACAATTCGCTGGTCAGGGCCTTTTCAACATAGGTGCCGATTTCGACATTCTCGCCACGTGAAGTGGCGCCCAGTTCCGGCACGCCAGCGATTTCCTGCGCAAAACGGACACAGCGCGTACACTGGATGCAACGCGTCATCACTGTTTTCACCAGCGGGCCAAGGTACTTATCCTTCACCGCTCGCTTGTTTTCCTCAAAACGGGAATGATCCCGTCCGTAGGCCACGGATTGATCCTGAAGATCACACTCACCGCCCTGATCGCAGATCGGGCAGTCCAGCGGATGATTGATAAGCAGAAACTCCATCACACCGCGACGGCCACGACGGACCATCTCGCTGTCAGTTTTGACCACCATACCATCAGCAACCGGCATCGCACAGGACGCCACCGGCTTCGGCGGTCCTTTTTCGATTTCAACCAGACACATCCGGCAGTTACCGGCCACAGATAGCCGATCATGATAACAGAAGCGCGGGATTTCCTTGCCGGCCATCTCACAAGCCTGCAACACATTGAACCCGGCTGGAACCTCCAGCTCGGTGCCGTCAATGGTGACTTTCACCATGGCTGATTACTCCGCCGCCGCGGGAAGGTTGGGAACCGGTGCACGGCCGGGGACGCGTTGCTTATAAGCACGGATGCGATCCTCGATCACCGGACGGAAATGACGGATCAGACCCTGAACCGGCCATGCCGCCGCATCGCCCAGAGCACAGATCGTATGACCCTCCACCTGTCGCGTCACCTGCTCCAGCATGTCGATCTCCTCGAGATCAGCGCGGCCTTCAACCATGCGGTTCATGATCCGCATCATCCAGCCCGTGCCTTCCCGACAGGGGGTACACTGACCACAGCTTTCATGCTTGTAGAAATGGCTGAGCCGGGCGATCGCCTTGATCACATCGGTGGATTTATCCATCACGATAACAGCAGCAGTACCCAGCCCGCTGCGCTGCTCCCGCAGGCTGTCGAAATCCATCAGTACATCATCGCAGATACTCTTCGGCAGAAGCGGCACCGATGACCCACCAGGAATAACCGCCAGCAGATTATCCCACCCGCCACGCACACCGCCCGCATAACGCTCCAGCAACTCACGCAGGGGAATACCGAGTTCTTCCTCGACATTGCAGGGCTTGTTCACATGGCCGGAGATGGAAAACAGCTTGGTGCCGCTATTCTTCGGCCGCCCCAAAGAGGCGAACCAGGTTCCGCCGCGCCGAAGAATCGTCGGACAAACCGCGATGCTTTCAACATTATTCACGGTGGTTGGACAACCATACAGACCCACGCCTGCCGGAAAAGGCGGCTTCAGGCGCGGCATGCCCTTTTTGCCTTCGATGCTTTCGATCAGCGCGGTTTCCTCACCGCAGATATAAGCACCCGCCCCGCGATGGACATACAGATCGAAATCCCAGCCGCTGCCGCAGGCGTTTTTACCGATCAGACCAGCCTCATAAGCCTGATCAATAGCGGCCTGCAAGTGACGGGATTCATTGTAAAATTCACCGCGCACATAAATATACGCCGTATGGGCCCCCATCGCGAAAGCGGCGATCAGACAGCCTTCAACCAGTTTGTGAGGATCATGCCGCAGGATGTCGCGATCCTTACAGGTTCCCGGCTCACTCTCATCGGCATTGACGACGAGGTAATGTGGGCGGCCATCGGATTCCTTCGGCATGAAGCTCCACTTCATGCCGGTGGGAAATCCCGCGCCACCACGACCACGCAAGCCGCTGGTCTTGATGTCCTCAATAATGGCGTCCCGGCCCCGTGCCAGAATGGCTGCTGTGCCATCCCAGTCCCCGCGCGCCAGAGCGCCCTTCAGCCCCCAATCATGCTCGCCGTACAAATTCGTGAAGATGCGGTCGCGATCGTTCAGCATCGCCTGCCCTCAGCCGATAGAAGCCGGCGGTGTGGAACCGGCTCCATTTTACATACGACATGCAATCCAGTTTCCGGCTGGACAGAATGTCGGTCCTCACTCGCCGCGAAGCGGCAGATCAGTGTTCCATTCCGTGCGGTCACTCCCCTGCTGCGGGCGGTATATAGTTGCCCTGGGTCTGGGCTGAAGGCACATCACGCAATGTTGTCGGGCCACCCTCCGGCGCGGAGTTCTGACGACCGGACATGGAACCAGGCGTTGGACGCTCCCCGCGGCGCAGGGCGTCCAGCAGGGCAAGGGTCCGGGGACCATCCATATCCTCGTAATAATCGTCATCCACCTGCAGAATCGGTGCATTGACGCAGGCGCCAAGACACTCGACCTCCGTCATGGTGAACAGGCCATCCGCACTGGTTTCGCCCCAGCCCTGGATACCTGTCGCCGAGCGGCAGGCCGCAACAACCTCATCAGAACCACGCAGCCAGCACGGTGTGGTCGTGCAGAGCTGGAGATGATGACGCCCCACCGGCCGGGTATTGTACATGAAGTAGAAAGTCGCCACTTCATAGACCCTGATCGGTGCCATCCCAAGACGGCGTGCGATTTCATCCATCGCCGCACGTGGAATCCAGGCACTGCCGGTCTCACGTCCCATCTGGCGTTGGGCCAGATCCAGCAGGGGCATCACCGCGCTGGCCCTGCGAGCTGGCGGATACTTCGCCAGAATGCTCTCTATCTGCTGCTCGCTCTGCGCATCGAACGAGAATTCCACAGGCTGCCAGGGCTCCCGCCCGACATCACTGCCTCCGTTGACGTCCGCCATCAGCGGTCTACCTCACCGAACACAAGATCAAGCGAACCGATGATCACCACCGCATCCGCCAGCATATGACGATGGGCCATGACATCGATCGCCTGCAAATGAGCAAAACCGGTCGGGCGGATTTTACAGCGATACGGACGATTGCTGCCATCCGCGACCAGATATACGCCGAACTCCCCTTTCGGGCTTTCCACCGCCGTATAGGTAGCACCCTCCGGAACGTGATAGCCTTCCGTGTAGAGTTTGAAGTGATGGATCAGCGCCTCCATCGACCGCTTCATCTCGGCGCGAGGAGGCGGCGTGATCTTGTGATCCTGCACCTTGATCGGACCGGGACGGATTTTTTCGAGACACTGCTTCACGATGCGCACGCTTTGTCGCATCTCCTCGACCCGCACCAGATAGCGGTCATAGCAGTCGCCATTACGCCCAACCGGAACCTCGAAATCCACCTCGGCATATTTATCGTAGGGCTGGGATTTGCGCAGATCCCATGGAATGCCGCTGGCACGGATACAGGGACCGCTGAAACCCCAGGCCAGAGCCTGTTCCGGAGTCATACGGCCTATATCAACCACGCGCTGCTTCCAGATGCGGTTATCGCTCAACAGACCGGCCATATCATCAATGAAGGCCGGGAATTTCTCGGTCCAGTCGGCAATGCGGTCGGTCAGACCCGCCGGCAGATCCTTTGCCACCCC of Granulibacter bethesdensis contains these proteins:
- a CDS encoding NAD(P)H-dependent oxidoreductase subunit E — translated: MADVNGGSDVGREPWQPVEFSFDAQSEQQIESILAKYPPARRASAVMPLLDLAQRQMGRETGSAWIPRAAMDEIARRLGMAPIRVYEVATFYFMYNTRPVGRHHLQLCTTTPCWLRGSDEVVAACRSATGIQGWGETSADGLFTMTEVECLGACVNAPILQVDDDYYEDMDGPRTLALLDALRRGERPTPGSMSGRQNSAPEGGPTTLRDVPSAQTQGNYIPPAAGE
- the nuoH gene encoding NADH-quinone oxidoreductase subunit NuoH — protein: MHDFLFNTNLGLLIITVLQALAILVPLMLMVAYATVFERKVLAAIGLRKGPNVVGPWGMLQAFADAGKMLLKETIIPDGANKVLFILAPLLTFILAMIAWAVVPVNDGWAVANINVGVLYLFAISSLGVYGVIIAGWASNSKYAFLGALRAAAQMVSYEVSIGFVMVAILLCVGSLNLNDVVLAQKHVWFVLPMLPMAVIFFISGLAETNRSPFDIVEGESEIVAGHMVEYSAMAYALFFLGEYANMFMICAMTTLLFLGGWLPPFDIAPLNWLPGPIWFVLKVCVLMFVFFWVRGTVPRYRYDQLMRLGWKVFLPFSLVWLLLTACVLELAGWLPTVN
- the nuoF gene encoding NADH-quinone oxidoreductase subunit NuoF encodes the protein MLNDRDRIFTNLYGEHDWGLKGALARGDWDGTAAILARGRDAIIEDIKTSGLRGRGGAGFPTGMKWSFMPKESDGRPHYLVVNADESEPGTCKDRDILRHDPHKLVEGCLIAAFAMGAHTAYIYVRGEFYNESRHLQAAIDQAYEAGLIGKNACGSGWDFDLYVHRGAGAYICGEETALIESIEGKKGMPRLKPPFPAGVGLYGCPTTVNNVESIAVCPTILRRGGTWFASLGRPKNSGTKLFSISGHVNKPCNVEEELGIPLRELLERYAGGVRGGWDNLLAVIPGGSSVPLLPKSICDDVLMDFDSLREQRSGLGTAAVIVMDKSTDVIKAIARLSHFYKHESCGQCTPCREGTGWMMRIMNRMVEGRADLEEIDMLEQVTRQVEGHTICALGDAAAWPVQGLIRHFRPVIEDRIRAYKQRVPGRAPVPNLPAAAE
- the nuoG gene encoding NADH-quinone oxidoreductase subunit NuoG; amino-acid sequence: MVKVTIDGTELEVPAGFNVLQACEMAGKEIPRFCYHDRLSVAGNCRMCLVEIEKGPPKPVASCAMPVADGMVVKTDSEMVRRGRRGVMEFLLINHPLDCPICDQGGECDLQDQSVAYGRDHSRFEENKRAVKDKYLGPLVKTVMTRCIQCTRCVRFAQEIAGVPELGATSRGENVEIGTYVEKALTSELSGNLIDICPVGALTSKPYAFTARPWELNRTDSIDVMDAVGSNIVLCARGPEVMRVLPRINEDVNEEWLADKSRFAVDGLRRRRLDTPWVRENGTLRQASWQEAFQAIASRMQGLDGARIGALIGDMADAESIVALKDLMAGAGSSLIECRQDGAALDTSRRDFFLFNATIAGIEEADAILLIGTDPRHEAPVLNARIRKRWLSAQIPVASFGVPHDLTYQVNWLGTDLSALASADFAFVETLRTAQKPMIIVGQGALARPDGASVMAASWALAAQVGALNADWHGFNVLHTAASRVAGLMLGAVPPGGENGLPRLLDGGVDLLWLLGADEFDTARIGANTFVIYQGSHGDKGAARADVILPGAAYTEKDGTYVNTEGRVQQANRAVHPLKDAKDDWRILRAFSAVIGRPLPYDTIEAVRARLIEVNPAFAVIDDLPVRGCTDPAGPSAHGTISPAPVTYAISSYWQTDPVSRASPTMAECVRVYETAPASLPSAAE
- a CDS encoding NADH-quinone oxidoreductase subunit D, which gives rise to MSETVQKQGRVVEIDSHAINFGPQHPAAHGVLRLVLELDGEVVERADPHIGLLHRGTEKLIEYKSYLQALPYFDRLDYVSPMCEEHAFALATEKLLGITAPERAQWIRTMFAEITRILNHLLNLTTYALDGGAMTPVLWGHEEREKLLEFHEAVSGARFHANYFRPGGVAKDLPAGLTDRIADWTEKFPAFIDDMAGLLSDNRIWKQRVVDIGRMTPEQALAWGFSGPCIRASGIPWDLRKSQPYDKYAEVDFEVPVGRNGDCYDRYLVRVEEMRQSVRIVKQCLEKIRPGPIKVQDHKITPPPRAEMKRSMEALIHHFKLYTEGYHVPEGATYTAVESPKGEFGVYLVADGSNRPYRCKIRPTGFAHLQAIDVMAHRHMLADAVVIIGSLDLVFGEVDR